One window from the genome of Verrucomicrobiota bacterium encodes:
- a CDS encoding tetratricopeptide repeat protein: MLLFRADVSQFLHDFESALKDLDAVLRTHPRRAQAWLMRANILQVQGQYAEARAAAVRLVTVAPQLISVGCASGLAAVTGSARQGYAVLEETLTRSSLAPASERRWAHTILAETAASLEQTFDAERHFRAALELEPQHAYTLAAYADFLMDQDRPMDVVRSLRGKDGPESVLLRLAWAERTISPQGGSWRELAARLRGRLESTDSRGEPLHRREYAMLLLRVLGQPRLALSEAKLNWETQKELADARILLEAAAALGDSESARPVLNWMTATRIEDVRLHSLARRHGSATL; the protein is encoded by the coding sequence ATGCTCCTCTTCCGCGCGGACGTCTCCCAATTCCTGCACGATTTCGAATCGGCGCTGAAGGACTTGGACGCGGTGTTGCGAACCCATCCGCGCCGCGCCCAGGCCTGGCTGATGCGTGCCAATATCCTGCAAGTGCAGGGTCAATACGCGGAGGCCCGGGCGGCCGCCGTCCGACTCGTGACCGTTGCGCCCCAGTTGATTTCGGTGGGATGCGCATCCGGACTGGCGGCGGTGACGGGCTCGGCTCGTCAAGGCTATGCGGTCTTGGAGGAGACCTTGACACGATCCAGCCTGGCGCCGGCGAGTGAACGACGCTGGGCCCACACGATCCTGGCCGAAACCGCCGCGTCCTTGGAACAAACCTTCGACGCGGAGCGACACTTCAGAGCGGCACTCGAACTCGAGCCTCAACATGCCTACACCCTGGCCGCGTACGCCGACTTCCTGATGGATCAGGATCGTCCGATGGATGTGGTTCGATCGCTGCGGGGAAAAGACGGGCCCGAGTCCGTGTTGCTCCGGCTTGCCTGGGCTGAACGGACGATATCGCCTCAGGGCGGAAGCTGGCGCGAGCTTGCTGCAAGATTGCGCGGCCGGTTGGAGAGCACGGACAGCCGGGGCGAACCTTTGCATCGGCGGGAGTACGCGATGTTGCTGCTTCGTGTCCTGGGTCAACCGCGCTTGGCCCTTTCAGAAGCGAAGCTCAACTGGGAAACTCAAAAAGAACTCGCCGACGCCCGGATCCTGCTGGAGGCCGCGGCCGCCTTGGGGGACTCGGAATCCGCCCGACCGGTGCTGAACTGGATGACGGCGACCCGGATCGAAGATGTCCGACTCCACTCCCTGGCTCGCCGGCATGGGAGCGCGACACTCTGA
- a CDS encoding sigma-70 family RNA polymerase sigma factor produces MRLPRTFFRALRPIDPVHRWLDRAPATSRRIGPRAAGVISPAPEVNNMQNERIGLDRDASLSEPGLVDVDGAVWRRTCLMDLPEAGLFRQDTYPIFGKLDCSSTVIDVRFRGSAICPCPHDLKREAGHAARGLPPPALGKAALASSVGHAMEPKENLGFSKDQDAEVLHRIALGDLQVFESFYDRNAKFLLGIVLSIVRDEAAAEDVLQEAMLQIWDKARLYDPRYGSALAWAAALTRNKAIDSLRSSLRREKTKREATAEFEVRGPGATPLADREMQLAERALTVRKMLDELPPEQLAAIEMAFFRGLSQTEIAAATGEPLGTIKARIRRGMARLRDFLEGRV; encoded by the coding sequence ATGAGACTTCCCCGAACTTTTTTTCGCGCGCTGCGTCCGATTGATCCCGTGCACCGTTGGTTGGATAGGGCTCCGGCCACGAGTCGGAGGATAGGACCCCGCGCTGCGGGTGTGATCAGTCCGGCTCCAGAAGTCAACAACATGCAAAATGAACGGATTGGGCTGGACCGGGACGCAAGCTTGTCAGAGCCGGGCCTGGTTGATGTAGACGGCGCGGTTTGGCGCCGGACTTGCCTGATGGACCTGCCTGAGGCAGGGCTTTTCAGGCAGGACACTTACCCAATTTTTGGAAAACTTGACTGTTCATCGACTGTCATCGACGTGCGATTCCGCGGCTCGGCGATCTGCCCTTGCCCGCATGACCTCAAACGGGAGGCGGGGCACGCGGCAAGAGGCTTACCTCCACCCGCGCTCGGGAAGGCCGCGCTCGCGAGTTCCGTAGGTCATGCTATGGAGCCCAAAGAAAACCTAGGATTCTCCAAGGACCAGGATGCGGAAGTGCTCCACCGCATCGCATTGGGTGATCTCCAGGTTTTCGAGTCCTTCTACGATCGGAACGCCAAGTTTCTCTTGGGTATTGTGTTGTCGATCGTTCGGGATGAAGCAGCCGCCGAGGATGTCTTGCAGGAGGCGATGCTTCAGATCTGGGACAAAGCGCGGCTTTATGATCCTCGCTACGGCAGTGCGCTCGCCTGGGCAGCGGCTCTCACCCGCAACAAGGCCATCGATTCCCTGAGGTCCTCCCTGCGCAGGGAAAAAACGAAGCGCGAAGCCACCGCGGAGTTCGAGGTCCGTGGACCCGGCGCCACCCCTCTGGCGGACCGCGAGATGCAACTGGCCGAACGCGCTTTAACGGTCAGGAAAATGCTGGATGAGTTGCCGCCGGAGCAACTCGCGGCGATCGAAATGGCCTTTTTTCGCGGACTCTCACAAACCGAGATTGCCGCCGCTACCGGCGAACCCCTCGGCACGATCAAGGCGCGAATTCGCCGCGGCATGGCACGGTTGAGAGATTTCTTGGAAGGCAGAGTTTGA
- a CDS encoding HupE/UreJ family protein produces MTLYFKPRGGRRFLGAGLLRGCGWRSGTGRTSPWTLGKCMPRFGFLLVWLCCGSFSAGAHTASDSFLELRHAGSELQGRWDLPLRDLELALGLDLNQDGVITWGELKARAGAVTTYALARLSMDAGEVTLAPEPEDLMVSSRMGTSYAVVRFRCRGVPEGESLKVRYGLFFDLDRQHHGFLTYHRSSGEVETAEFSPARAAHELSSAPTSASAVVSRFCAEGIRHIWVGYDHILFLGALLLSGVLLRGERGGVVGVTRGRESLWSVLKVVTAFTLAHSITLSLAALGWVVFPPRLVEIAIAASVVVAAANNVAGWMPARGWLIAFAFGLIHGFGFASVLSELGLPRGSMALALASFNVGVELGQAAIAAVFLLLALAFKQSWFFQPAAMRYGSVVIALFGITWMAERICDRSFLPF; encoded by the coding sequence ATGACTCTATATTTCAAGCCACGAGGCGGACGGCGGTTTTTGGGAGCAGGGTTGTTGCGAGGGTGTGGATGGCGGTCTGGGACAGGCCGGACCTCGCCGTGGACCCTTGGGAAATGCATGCCGCGGTTTGGTTTTCTACTTGTATGGTTGTGCTGCGGATCATTTTCGGCCGGAGCCCATACCGCGAGTGATAGTTTTTTGGAATTGCGCCATGCTGGATCTGAATTGCAAGGGCGGTGGGATTTGCCGCTGCGGGATCTGGAATTGGCCTTGGGCCTGGACCTCAATCAGGATGGCGTTATTACGTGGGGCGAACTCAAAGCCCGGGCTGGGGCGGTTACCACCTACGCGCTGGCACGGCTGAGCATGGACGCGGGTGAGGTCACGCTCGCACCCGAGCCGGAGGATCTGATGGTCTCGTCGCGCATGGGGACTTCCTATGCGGTCGTGCGATTTCGATGCCGAGGCGTGCCGGAAGGTGAATCGCTCAAAGTGCGGTATGGACTCTTTTTCGACCTCGACCGGCAGCATCACGGTTTTCTGACCTATCATCGGAGTTCGGGTGAGGTCGAGACCGCGGAATTCAGTCCTGCTCGCGCCGCCCATGAGTTGTCGTCAGCTCCGACTTCCGCCAGCGCGGTCGTTTCGCGGTTTTGCGCGGAAGGAATTCGTCACATTTGGGTGGGATACGATCATATTTTGTTTCTGGGCGCTTTGCTGCTTTCGGGAGTGTTGTTGCGGGGGGAGCGTGGCGGGGTGGTGGGAGTCACCCGTGGGCGCGAATCCCTTTGGAGTGTGCTCAAGGTGGTGACGGCGTTCACGCTGGCTCATTCCATCACCCTGAGTTTGGCGGCCCTGGGTTGGGTAGTTTTTCCTCCCCGCTTGGTGGAGATCGCGATCGCGGCCTCGGTGGTGGTGGCTGCGGCCAACAATGTGGCGGGTTGGATGCCAGCCCGAGGCTGGCTCATCGCCTTCGCGTTTGGATTGATCCATGGTTTCGGATTTGCGTCGGTGTTGTCTGAATTGGGATTGCCGCGGGGATCCATGGCGCTGGCCCTGGCCTCATTCAATGTGGGAGTTGAATTGGGCCAGGCCGCCATCGCCGCCGTCTTTTTGCTCCTGGCTCTGGCCTTCAAGCAGTCCTGGTTTTTCCAGCCCGCCGCCATGCGCTACGGTTCGGTGGTCATCGCCTTGTTTGGAATAACCTGGATGGCGGAACGGATTTGCGATCGTTCCTTTCTGCCGTTCTAG
- a CDS encoding DUF4331 domain-containing protein yields the protein MKHFPPPSPSRLLAACCTLSAASLFASSHREAPGITSTPKLDCSDFYFFNSYESGRADYVTAIANYIPLQDAYGGPNYFSPATTFEGRYEIHFDNTADAREDLTFQFRFTRTTKDIALPIGPSGSQKQTAVPLITVGPLSAGNTASLNVEESFAIDLITGDRRTGAITVISNAVTGAAALHRWRLGERHHVQRQVPLPPAAFGGGTQRSDPEHYPSIGGPGGGAVSSDLGLVRHGFEGTERLRSRCGRWFLPAPVGRTGEV from the coding sequence ATGAAACATTTCCCACCTCCCTCGCCGTCGCGGCTGCTCGCCGCGTGTTGCACGCTGTCCGCGGCCTCCTTGTTCGCCTCCAGTCACCGCGAAGCGCCCGGGATCACCTCCACACCGAAACTGGATTGCTCCGACTTCTATTTCTTCAACAGTTACGAGTCCGGACGCGCGGACTATGTCACGGCGATCGCGAATTACATCCCGCTTCAAGACGCCTATGGCGGCCCCAACTACTTTTCTCCCGCAACTACGTTCGAGGGGCGCTACGAAATTCATTTCGATAACACCGCCGATGCGCGTGAGGATCTCACGTTTCAATTCCGGTTCACTCGCACGACCAAGGACATCGCCCTTCCCATCGGTCCGTCCGGCAGCCAAAAGCAAACGGCTGTTCCCTTGATCACCGTGGGACCCCTTTCCGCGGGCAACACGGCGAGTTTGAATGTGGAGGAATCCTTTGCCATCGACCTCATTACGGGGGACCGCCGCACGGGCGCCATCACCGTCATTTCGAACGCCGTCACCGGCGCCGCTGCCCTTCACCGATGGCGCCTTGGTGAACGCCACCATGTTCAGCGACAAGTTCCCTTACCTCCAGCCGCCTTTGGGGGGGGCACCCAACGATCAGACCCTGAACATTATCCTTCAATCGGCGGCCCGGGTGGAGGGGCCGTATCGTCCGACCTCGGCCTCGTTCGACACGGCTTCGAAGGCACTGAGCGCCTCCGCTCCCGATGCGGGCGCTGGTTTCTTCCGGCTCCTGTCGGACGGACGGGTGAAGTTTGA